In the Bacteroidota bacterium genome, CGGATTCTCACCCCATCGTTTTACAAAGCTGTAAGCGCCTTTGGGATAAATATCGTCATTATTCTCCCGTAATTATTGATATTTTTTACGATCATTTTTTAGCGGCCAATTGGAAATATTATTCCAATATCCCACTCGAAAAATTTGCTGATGATAGCTACCGCTTGATGGAGAACAACTTGAACATTTTTCCTGAAAAGATAAAAATTATGTTGCCCTACATGAGCAAACACAACTGGTTGGTGATGTATGCTCAAGTAGAAGGTATTCGCAAAACCTTAACGGGAATGTCGCGCCGAACGCCTTTTGAATCGGGAATGGAAACTGCAGTGGAGAGCTTGGTGGAACATTATCCACTTTTTAAAAATGAATTTGAATTATTCTTTGAAGAACTAAGAACCTACGTTGCCGGGGAGATTATAAAACTAAATCAAGTCGGAGTATAATTTAATTAGTGCAAATAATCAGCTGAAAAATAGAACACGGATGGCGCGGATGATTATGATTTACGCGGATTTATTTGCGATTAATTTTACAGTAGTTTTTTTGAGGGAGACAATTTGCATTTATTATTTTATCTCTGCGTCCTCCGCGCCTACTCTGCGAGTTTTGCGGTATGAAATTCATCTATACTGATAAAAAAGTAGTCACAAAATAAAATTACTCCACCACCAATTTCCCAATCGCAATGATTCCATTTTTTGAATAAATCTTATAAAAATACACGCCATTGCTAAGTCCTGCACGTGATACACTAAAGTGCTTTTCTGTTAGTTTATCAAAGCTCCTTAATTTTTTACCCATTACATCTTGCAGCTCAAACGAGTAAATTTCGTTGCTGTTAGTGCTGTTGATAAAGAAATTAGTTTCGTCTTTAAATGGATTGGGATATACACTTACCCCAGAATTTGCAAGTTGTTCGCGCAATCCCACTGTTGAATAAATTGTATTCATCACCGTATTCGTTACCACTGCCGCATTAAAATCAAAATAAATATAAGCAGTATTGGCAATCACAGTCCCTATCGGATTGTTCGATTTTTGACGTACGGTGTAAGTAAAATAACCATTGCTACCTTCTAAATTCACATTGCTATCTGGCAATAAAATATTGTCAAAGCGAAACGTCAAAACTCCTTGCCCACTCAAATCAAAAGTATAAGGATGGCTTGCAGCTCCCGGAACAATTGTGGCAGGATTTAAGAATGGTGAAAGCGTATCAATAACTACAACCGTAAAAGCAGTATCATTTCCGGTGTTCTGAAATCGAATGGTGTAAGTTAACAGCGAATCACTTGCTAAAATATTTCCATTGGCACCAATTCCAACAGGAAAAACTGCTTTATCATTCGGATCTAAAGAACCTGTAACCGGTTCACAACGAGAAAGAACATTATCGCCCGGATAACAATCACCGGAGCTTGGACTAATTTCAAAATAAGAACACAAAGAATCATGAATACCAAAAGTAGCAGGGATTGTAAAAAAAGCTTCAGGCTTGGTTGTCCAATTCCAAATACTTGCGGGAGGAACATTGTTAAACGTCCATTCTATCTTATGCTGCGCCGGATAATGCACTCCCCCTTGCGTACAACTCGTGTAAATTAATGCCGAATCATATACAAATGTAATTACTGCATTTTGTGGATTGGGACCATGATTGTAATAACACATCCAATAGTGTTTCGAAAAGCCTGGATTTGCGCTGTTCCAGCCGGGATGCAATGTTAAATCAAAGTTACCTCCTACTGACTCATAAGCGAAATTATTATTGTGCGAAGTATCACCGTGCTGATTAAAGTTTACATTAATACTTCCATTTGCTGGGCAGGTTAAAACAGTCTGGCAGCTATTGTTAAAGCCAGAAACCATTATAACATTGTTCATGGAGTCAGCATGTATTATAAAGTCGCCATTAGAATCTGTATATCCATACAAATTCCCCGGGTTTGAATAAACTATTTTACCTGAAATTCCTGCTTCCCCGCTATCCTGAATGCAATTACCATTAAGATCATTATATATTTTGCCCTTAATAATATTGTGACAATCAGAAAGAATATAAACTGAGCCAGGACTCTGACAACCGATTGAATCGGTAACCACAACTGTATAAAAACCTCCAACCAAATTTGATGCAACGGCGCTTGCTTGATGCGCCGAATCGCTCCATAAATAAGTGAATGGTCAACCAGTTGGCAACGGTTCCACATTTGCAGTAGGCGTTCCACCTGATCTAGGCAATTGACATGGTAGGTATAGGAAAAACCGAAACGTATAAATGGTTACCATGTAAGACAGGGTTATAATTTTAAGAGCCTAGTACAATCCGTCTCCCAAATAGGTATAAGGCCGCTTCACGGTAAAATGTATACATTGCCCCGAACTTGTTCAAATAATTAATATTACAATGAATCTAAACATTTGTAGGTCCACTATTTTGATTAACAATAAGGGGAGAACCACCAATAACATTCACTGTTAGGAATATTGAACCTGAAAGGGGACTTCCTAAACAATTTAAATTTATTAATGTATCCAGCCAAGATTGATAAAATACCTATATGCTGCTTCATATAAAAGGTTAAACAGGCAGCTCCATCCTAATTCTGTCAAATGCAAGCCTGACAACCAATAACTAACTTGCCATTAATCCTGGCATAAGAGTAGCCATGGGATTATTTTGTCCGATTAGGATTTCCAAAATATGTATAAGGAGGAAATCCACAATTGTTGCATTAAATAAAATCCAATTTGCACCCAAGATTATTAGAACAATCTAAAGGCACAAAATAAACATAATTAACTTATCAGGGCGGATAATAATTGCAATCAAATGGACCGTGAATATAAACGTAGTTGCTGAGGATCACAAAAAGTCGGTTGGGCCATTAACTATGTCCAAACAATATATGCAGAAGGAAATCTGCTACTAATGAGATTTACCACAAATTAAAAGGAAAATGTTCGAACATCAGGATTCAACAGCATGTCTCAAAGTAGATAAATTAAACTATCAAAGGATGTATGCAATAGTATCAACTCCAGTAAAACCCAAATGGGAGTGAAAAATCACCATCCGATTTAATGCAAGTACCATTACTGAGCAATTAATAGGTGCCAATGGACCTCCAAATTGCTGGAATCATAGACAAATGTCATTAAAATCATTTGAGGAAATTTACGCACAGCGTAATGATTGTTCAAATATTTGGCAGTGTGAAATTAATGCACAAAATTAAGAGAAGAGTGAGTGTTGTTTTAGCTGTCATTAAAATTTTAAATAAGAACCAAATAGGCTTTAAGTAAAACTAAAAAATATTTGCACCAAAAACCTATTGTTCAAATTAAAGTTAAGATATATTGATAATTCAGATCTTATGGATTTTGAGATCAAATCAGCTTTTATCAGATAAATCAGAGTTGATATCTTTATAAAAAAGAACTCATTTCCAGTTGCATCTTTTTTGCCTCATCGGCAGCCATGGAAGCAAAATTTTCATCTGCAGAAGCAAAAATAATACTACGCGATGCATTCACCAAAAGGCCGCAATCTTTATTCATTCCGTATTTCACCACTTCACTCAAACTCCCGCCTTGAGCGCCTACACCGGGGACTAATAAAAAATGATTGGGAATAATGTTGCGTATTTCTTCAAGCATTTTTGGTCGAGTTGCTCCGGCAACATACATCATATTTTCAGCATTTCCCCATGCAGCACTCCGTTCTAAAACTCTTTGATAAAGTGGTAATGTTCCTTTTGAATTGAATGTTGAATGGATTTCACTCAACTGAAAATCATCCGCACCTTTGTTTGAGGTGAGCGCAAGTAAAATAACCCATTTGTTGGGGTAAGTCAAAAATGGTTTTACCGAATCTTCTCCCATGTAGGGAGCAACTGTTACCGAATCAAATTGCAGCGTTTCAAAAAACGCTTTTGCATACAATTGAGAGGTGTTTCCAATATCTCCTCTTTTGGCATCTGCTATTGTAAAATGAGCCGGGTAATTGGTATTGAGGTATTGAATTGTTTTTTCTAAACTCTGCCAGCCTTTGGTGCCAAGGCTTTCGTAAAAAGCAGTATTGGGTTTATAGGCAACACAAAATTCATGTGTGGCATCAATGAGTTGCTTGTTGAATTCAAAAACGGGATCTTCACAAACGAGTAAATGCTTTGGGATTTTAGTAATATCGCTATCCAAGCCAATACACAAGAAGCTTTTCTTTTTTTGGATTTGATGAATGAGTTCAGCTCTTGTCAACTTAAAAAGGTATAAGAAACAATGGTTTATTCTTAAACTAAAACTCCCCCTTCTTTCATCTTCTCTGCATTCTCGGCAATTTGTAATCCTTCAATAAAACTATCAATATTGCCATTCATAAAATCGGGAAGATTATGGGTACTTAATCCAATTCGATGGTCGGTTACTCGGCTTTGCGGATAATTATAGGTTCTAATTTTTTCGGAACGGTCGCCGGTACTCACCATTGTTTTACGTTTTTTCGAAGCCTCATCCACACGTTTTTGGTATTCGATTTCATAAATACGTGAACGCAACACCGCAAGCGCTTTATCGTAATTTTTCAATTGCGATTTTTGATCCTGGCATTGTACCACAATTCCGGTTGGAATGTGCGTTAATCGTATGGCTGATTTGGTGGTGTTTACAGATTGCCCACCCGGTCCTGAAGAACAAAATGTATCTTTACGAATATCATTTTCTCTTACATCCACATCCAATTCGTCCGCCTCCGGCATCACAATTACACTGGCTGCTGAGGTATGCACACGTCCTTGCGTTTCGGTTTGTGGAACACGTTGCACGCGATGCACTCCTGATTCGTATTTCAATTTTCCAAATACATTATCACCACTTACATTTAAAATAATTTCTTTGTACCCCCCTGCAGTCCCATCCTGAAAATCTACCAACTCCGCTCTCCATCCCATGTTTTCGATGTAGCGGGTGTACATTCGATATAAATCACCGGCAAAAATACTGGCTTCATCACCGCCTGTACCGGCACGAATTTCCATCACCACATTCTTGCTGTCTTCCGGATCTTTTGGCACCAACATCATGCGAATTTCTTCTTCTAACTTTTCCTTCTTTGCCGCATTTTCTTCAAATTCAATTTTTGCCATCTCCTTAAACTCTTCATCCTTCTCGTTGGCCAGCACCTCTTTCGCGCTTTCAAGGTTCCCTATCACGTTCTTATAAACATGATACATGTCCACCACTTCTTTCAAGTCCTTATATTCCTTGTTGAGTTTAGCAAAAAGCTTCATGTCCGAAAGGGTTTTCGGGTCACTTAATTGTTGCTCCACATCTTCCCAGCGTCTTTTTATCGCGTGTAACTTATCTAACATTTTACTTGTTCAAATTTTTATAGCCTGCAAAAGTAAGGATTTTAAAGGAGTTAGGAAAGTAGTTCCTTTTCCCTTTCGGGAGATTTTTTTGTCCCAATCAAATAATTATTATATTTAAAAAAAAATCCAAATTAATCCTTAAACCTCCTTCATGAAAATTACCCAACTTTCTAAGCGGATTACCTTATTACTTGCATCGATTGTGTTGCTTAGCAGCAGCTATACATTGCACGCCGGAACAAGTATTCAATTAAAATCAGGTGTTATTCAAACGCAAAATGATTTCGAACAAAAAGCGAATGAAGCTCCTCTTGTTTCTGAAATTTATAACGGTATGTATTACCGTTTATTGCAATTCGAAAAATTGCCAACTGCTCAACAAAAAGTAAGTATGGAACTGAGTGGAATTGCCTTTCTTGGCTACATCCCATCCAATACTTATTATGTAGCTATTCCAATTACCTATAATTTGGAACAACTTAAGGCATTTCAAGCCAGAACTATTTTACCCATTGACATTAACTCAAAACTAACACTTCGTTTGCGTGAAAATGATATCCCGGCATATGCTAAAAAAGGCGGAAATGTGGACTTGATTGTTCAGTATTTTAAGAATTTGAGCTTTGCAACCGTAAGTGCCGAGCTTAGCGCGAGAGGCTGCACCGTGCTTAGTAATTATGCAGGAACACAACTCATCACCATTAACGTTGCAGAAAATAATTGGAAAAATATTGCTCAATTACCTTTTATAAAATTCATGCAGGTAATTGACGATGTGCCTGTTCCCGATGATACTAAAGGAAGAAGCTTGCACCGTTCAAACGTTATTAATTCTGATTATCCAATGGGCCGCCACTATGATGGCAGTGGGGTAAGTATAGCTTTGGCTGATGATGGATTTGTTGGACCTCATATTGATTTTACAGGCAGAATAACTCAATTTTCAACCATTGTTGGACAAAATCACGGAGACATGACCTCGGGAATTGCTGTTGGTGCAGGAAATTTGGACCCTACCATTAAAGGTATGGCCAGTGGTGCTCACATTTATATATACGACATCAGCGGTTACGCTCAAATTGTGGATGCAGCCCAACACCTTGCTCAATATGGAACAGTTGTAACCTCCACCAGCTATAGTCAAGGCTGTAATGTATACGATGCTTTTGCACAACAAGGCGACCAAATCATGAATCAATTGAAAGTAGTTTTACCCGTTTTTTCTGCTGGAAATAACAATGGAAATAGCTGTGGATACGGTGCTGGAGCCCAATGGGGAAATATTACAGGCGGTTACAAACAAGGCAAAAACTGTATTGCAGCTGCAAACTTGGATGCTTTCCAGGTAATTGACAATACCAGTAGCCACGGTCCTGCTGAAGACGGACGAATTAAACCGGATATTTCATCCAATGGTAAAGACCAAATGAGTACCGACGAGAACAATACTTTTCAAGTGGGCGGAGGCACCAGTGCTGCTTGTCCCGGTATGGCCGGAATTTGTGCTCAATTGTATCAGGCTTACCGCGAATTAACCGGCGAACCCAATCCGGAAGCAGCTTTAATTAAAGCTTGTTTGCTTAACTCTGCCGAAGATATAGGTGTGGTTGGTCCCGATTATTTTTACGGATACGGTCGTGTGAATGCATTAGCAGCTGTGAAAACATTGGAAAATATGAATTACATGAGCGATTCTATTGAAAATGGAAATTCAAATAGTTTCAATATTAATGTACCTGCCGGAACTAAACAAGTTAGAGTAATGTTGCTTTGGAATGATGTAGAAGGCGACCCTGCTGCTGCTCGCGCATTGGTGAACGATTTAACCTTAATGGTGACCGACCCGACAACTGCTGTTTTTAATCCATGGGTTTTAAATCCGGCTCCGCTTGCTTCCACTTTAGATGATCCGGCTATTCGCAGCATCGATAGCTTAAATAATATGGAGCAAGTAACCATTGCTAATCCCACTCCAGGTTCCTACACCGTAACGGTGGAAGGCGGTTCAGTACCATTTGGACCTCAAAAGTATTATGTAGTTTATCAATTTGATCAAGATGAAATTGTAGTTACATATCCGAATGGTGGCGAAGGCTTTGTTCCCACTGAAAAAGAATTGTTGCGCTGGGACGCTTTTGGAACTTCCGGGACATTCAATTTGGCATACTCAGCTGATAGCGGTGCTACCTGGAATACCATCACAAATGTAGCAGGTACAGCGCGTCAATATGAGTGGACAATCCCCTCAACCCTCTCTTCCAACGCACTTATTCGTGTTACTAATGGAGTTGTAAGTGGTCAAAATAGTGTTCCTTTTAGCATCATTGGCGTTCCCCAAAATGTGCACATGGATTGGGCATGCAGCGATTCATTAAAAATAAGTTGGAATGCCGTTAGCGGAGCCGATACTTATGAAATAAGCCAACTGGGTGCTTTTTATATGGATTCGATTGCCACCTCCGCCACCAATTCTGCCGTAATAAGCAATTCCAATTTGTCCGATACTTTGTGGTTTAGTGTGAGAGCTGTGAAAGCAAATGGCAAAGGCCGACGTGCTATTGCCATTAATAAATTACCGGGATTATTAAATTGCAGCAATGCCTTAGATGCAGCGCTAATTAACCAAAGCCCGGGCAGTGGTCTGGCGTATGAATGCTATCCTTTGGCCAATTATCCGGTGACGATTAATGTTGGCAATATTGGCTTGCCTAGCATTTCCAATTTTGATGTGTCGTATCAATTAGATGGTGGCACAATTGTTACACAAAATATTCCGGGTACAGTAAGCTTCGGAAATACTACCGCAGTAGCATTTACACCCACAATTGATATTACCACAGCAGGTAACCACATTCTAAAAAGTTGGATTACTTATCCTGCAGATGCAAATCATGCAAACGATACCCTTATCAGTACTTTTACAACCTCTCCACAATTTGTCGCACCCATTACAGAAGCATTTCAGGCGGCTACCTTCCCTCCGGCAAACTGGTTGGTGTTGGCTAGCAATCCTACCTATAAATGGGCAAAAAGTGCTAGCATTACAGGTGCTGCAGGCGGAACAACAGTATCGGCTTGGTTCGATAACTACAGTTACAACAGCACAGGATCGGAAGATCGATTGGTAACTGAATTGGTTGACATCAGTGCTATGGCGCAGCCCGAATTTAGTTTTGATGTTGCTTATGCTCAATATCAAACCTACGAAGATGAATTAGTAGTTGAAATTTCAACCGATTGCGGGTTAACCTTCACTCCTACCGGCTATTCTAAAAAAGGTGCAGCATTAGCGTCGGCAGGAACCAGCAATACCGATTGGAAGCCAACCAATGCTAATCAGTGGAGAAAAGATGTGGTTATTTTAACGCCTTATTTAAGTGCAGGCAATGTGCTTCTTCGTTTTTTAAACATTAATGGATTTGGAAATAATTTATATATCGATAATGTAAACATTAGTGATGGACCATTATCAACTAAACAACTAAGTTTTTCCGAAAATGTATCCGTATATCCAAATCCAGGAAACGGTTTATTTACTTATGCACTAAGTGATTTCAATACAAAAGATATAAAGGTAGAAGTGTTTGATGCACAAGGCAAACTAGCTCATACAGCTGCAATCAATAATTTCAGAAACAGCTATCAAGGCACAATTGATTTGCAAACAAAACCAAAAGGAATTTACATGTTGAAAATAAGCTCTGGAGATAAAACATATTTCCAAAAGTTGATGTTTCAATAATAATTAACTCCACAAAAAAGGCTTGCTTCACCAATCGAAGCAAGCCTTTTTTATTGGCTAAAATTTTTTTAGCGTTTTGAAATCTTAATACTGTGTTCTCCTTGAATTTTTAAATTATAAATTCCGTTTGGAATATTCTCTAGATGCAGAACAGTTGTTTCTCCTTCTAAAAACCCACTTTCAACAATTTTTCCGGTACCATTAAAAACCGAATAAGCAGCATGAACCAAGTTCGGTCTAACCTTCACATTAAAATAAGTATTAAATGGATTCGGATAAACCTGTATCCCATTATTCGCAATAATATCCTGAACTGCATTAGGTGAAGTTGTTGTAAAAGTTACTTGACTCCCGTATGCTGTTCCGATAGCATTTGTAGCATAAGCTCTCACATAGTAATTGGTACTTGGCAATAAACCGGTTAAAGAGGAAGTATATGAACCGGTGCCGCTTCCACCTGAAACAATATTGTCAGCTAATG is a window encoding:
- a CDS encoding DUF479 domain-containing protein, translated to MNFLAHLYLSGDSEGLLIGNFIADAVKGKAHEKFSEPIQKGIILHRRIDMFTDSHPIVLQSCKRLWDKYRHYSPVIIDIFYDHFLAANWKYYSNIPLEKFADDSYRLMENNLNIFPEKIKIMLPYMSKHNWLVMYAQVEGIRKTLTGMSRRTPFESGMETAVESLVEHYPLFKNEFELFFEELRTYVAGEIIKLNQVGV
- the prfA gene encoding peptide chain release factor 1, translated to MLDKLHAIKRRWEDVEQQLSDPKTLSDMKLFAKLNKEYKDLKEVVDMYHVYKNVIGNLESAKEVLANEKDEEFKEMAKIEFEENAAKKEKLEEEIRMMLVPKDPEDSKNVVMEIRAGTGGDEASIFAGDLYRMYTRYIENMGWRAELVDFQDGTAGGYKEIILNVSGDNVFGKLKYESGVHRVQRVPQTETQGRVHTSAASVIVMPEADELDVDVRENDIRKDTFCSSGPGGQSVNTTKSAIRLTHIPTGIVVQCQDQKSQLKNYDKALAVLRSRIYEIEYQKRVDEASKKRKTMVSTGDRSEKIRTYNYPQSRVTDHRIGLSTHNLPDFMNGNIDSFIEGLQIAENAEKMKEGGVLV
- a CDS encoding S8 family peptidase, which gives rise to MKITQLSKRITLLLASIVLLSSSYTLHAGTSIQLKSGVIQTQNDFEQKANEAPLVSEIYNGMYYRLLQFEKLPTAQQKVSMELSGIAFLGYIPSNTYYVAIPITYNLEQLKAFQARTILPIDINSKLTLRLRENDIPAYAKKGGNVDLIVQYFKNLSFATVSAELSARGCTVLSNYAGTQLITINVAENNWKNIAQLPFIKFMQVIDDVPVPDDTKGRSLHRSNVINSDYPMGRHYDGSGVSIALADDGFVGPHIDFTGRITQFSTIVGQNHGDMTSGIAVGAGNLDPTIKGMASGAHIYIYDISGYAQIVDAAQHLAQYGTVVTSTSYSQGCNVYDAFAQQGDQIMNQLKVVLPVFSAGNNNGNSCGYGAGAQWGNITGGYKQGKNCIAAANLDAFQVIDNTSSHGPAEDGRIKPDISSNGKDQMSTDENNTFQVGGGTSAACPGMAGICAQLYQAYRELTGEPNPEAALIKACLLNSAEDIGVVGPDYFYGYGRVNALAAVKTLENMNYMSDSIENGNSNSFNINVPAGTKQVRVMLLWNDVEGDPAAARALVNDLTLMVTDPTTAVFNPWVLNPAPLASTLDDPAIRSIDSLNNMEQVTIANPTPGSYTVTVEGGSVPFGPQKYYVVYQFDQDEIVVTYPNGGEGFVPTEKELLRWDAFGTSGTFNLAYSADSGATWNTITNVAGTARQYEWTIPSTLSSNALIRVTNGVVSGQNSVPFSIIGVPQNVHMDWACSDSLKISWNAVSGADTYEISQLGAFYMDSIATSATNSAVISNSNLSDTLWFSVRAVKANGKGRRAIAINKLPGLLNCSNALDAALINQSPGSGLAYECYPLANYPVTINVGNIGLPSISNFDVSYQLDGGTIVTQNIPGTVSFGNTTAVAFTPTIDITTAGNHILKSWITYPADANHANDTLISTFTTSPQFVAPITEAFQAATFPPANWLVLASNPTYKWAKSASITGAAGGTTVSAWFDNYSYNSTGSEDRLVTELVDISAMAQPEFSFDVAYAQYQTYEDELVVEISTDCGLTFTPTGYSKKGAALASAGTSNTDWKPTNANQWRKDVVILTPYLSAGNVLLRFLNINGFGNNLYIDNVNISDGPLSTKQLSFSENVSVYPNPGNGLFTYALSDFNTKDIKVEVFDAQGKLAHTAAINNFRNSYQGTIDLQTKPKGIYMLKISSGDKTYFQKLMFQ
- a CDS encoding T9SS type A sorting domain-containing protein, giving the protein MVGGFYTVVVTDSIGCQSPGSVYILSDCHNIIKGKIYNDLNGNCIQDSGEAGISGKIVYSNPGNLYGYTDSNGDFIIHADSMNNVIMVSGFNNSCQTVLTCPANGSINVNFNQHGDTSHNNNFAYESVGGNFDLTLHPGWNSANPGFSKHYWMCYYNHGPNPQNAVITFVYDSALIYTSCTQGGVHYPAQHKIEWTFNNVPPASIWNWTTKPEAFFTIPATFGIHDSLCSYFEISPSSGDCYPGDNVLSRCEPVTGSLDPNDKAVFPVGIGANGNILASDSLLTYTIRFQNTGNDTAFTVVVIDTLSPFLNPATIVPGAASHPYTFDLSGQGVLTFRFDNILLPDSNVNLEGSNGYFTYTVRQKSNNPIGTVIANTAYIYFDFNAAVVTNTVMNTIYSTVGLREQLANSGVSVYPNPFKDETNFFINSTNSNEIYSFELQDVMGKKLRSFDKLTEKHFSVSRAGLSNGVYFYKIYSKNGIIAIGKLVVE
- the pyrF gene encoding orotidine-5'-phosphate decarboxylase — protein: MTRAELIHQIQKKKSFLCIGLDSDITKIPKHLLVCEDPVFEFNKQLIDATHEFCVAYKPNTAFYESLGTKGWQSLEKTIQYLNTNYPAHFTIADAKRGDIGNTSQLYAKAFFETLQFDSVTVAPYMGEDSVKPFLTYPNKWVILLALTSNKGADDFQLSEIHSTFNSKGTLPLYQRVLERSAAWGNAENMMYVAGATRPKMLEEIRNIIPNHFLLVPGVGAQGGSLSEVVKYGMNKDCGLLVNASRSIIFASADENFASMAADEAKKMQLEMSSFL